From the genome of Vanessa tameamea isolate UH-Manoa-2023 chromosome 16, ilVanTame1 primary haplotype, whole genome shotgun sequence, one region includes:
- the LOC135193688 gene encoding uncharacterized protein LOC135193688: MDNKSESSCDISLDSLENDYKRKNLKLRPSEENVDTILVPLYEKDVLIKIPKRKKKQNQCDAKFNTRKDKSTQETNEVTNYLVNKDLERVKKKSYLEMFRKQFTSSRTETLIKRANTDIRSISPEFGDTERSTIGDESTNHVSEFYNTESYNEIYYNKLMKKELDQYLEQSFEDVLHLNEDEKNLRVDLNDNNLKSISEVSQARRRIKSKIFSPIQNVHLGGLGPDMEKIKPRLERARSLQRYSEKVRMENRLKIYKKEVQDEKNAREASLTRQDSIEKQCKKNYKYNSSYLVNKSVQEKSSLIKKICNTKSKSADFQSRRERDKQSKEKNNRRNNTEKNNTQNEKVPKLNKGIDQKNTKSARGQDIRTVTESHSSRLKSSSKIRGVNVETIQTKCDSPLQISFMFNVGGVRPSSALKSLEEKHRMYQEKVKQYSTNMNNV; encoded by the coding sequence ATGGATAATAAATCAGAATCCAGCTGTGATATTTCCTTGGATAGCCtcgaaaatgattataaaagaaaaaacttaaaactaagaCCTTCCGAAGAAAATGTCGACACTATACTTGTACCACTCTATGAGAAGGACGTGCTTATAAAAATTCCTAAAAGAAAGAAGAAACAAAATCAATGTGatgcaaaatttaatacaagaaAAGACAAATCAACGCAAGAAACAAATGAAGTAACGAATTATTTAGTAAACAAAGACCTAGAAAGAGTTAAAAAGAAGTCTTACCTTGAAATGTTTCGAAAACAGTTTACTTCATCCCGTACTGAAACACTTATTAAAAGAGCTAATACTGACATCCGCTCTATATCTCCAGAATTCGGTGATACTGAGAGATCGACTATTGGCGACGAATCTACTAATCACGTTagtgaattttataatactgaatcatataatgaaatttattataataagcttaTGAAAAAAGAGCTAGACCAATACTTGGAACAATCTTTTGAAGATGTATTGCATTTAAATGaagatgaaaaaaatttaagagtCGATCTAAatgataataacttaaaaagtaTTTCGGAAGTTTCACAAGCACGTCGacgtataaaaagtaaaatattttcacctATTCAAAATGTGCACTTAGGTGGCTTAGGACCTgatatggaaaaaataaaacctagATTAGAAAGGGCTAGAAGTCTTCAACGATATTCGGAAAAAGTTAGAATGGAAAACCgccttaaaatttacaaaaaagaaGTTCAAGATGAAAAAAATGCAAGAGAAGCTTCCTTAACAAGACAGGATTCGATTGAAAAacagtgtaaaaaaaattataaatataattcttcatATTTAGTTAACAAAAGTGTACAAGAAAAATCATCCTTGATTAAGAAAATATGCAACACGAAATCAAAATCGGCAGATTTCCAAAGTCGGCGAGAAAGAGATAAacaatcaaaagaaaaaaacaacagaagaaataatacagaaaaaaataacacacaaaACGAAAAGGTACCAAAACTAAACAAGGGAATTGATCAAAAGAATACAAAATCAGCTAGAGGTCAGGATATTCGAACAGTAACTGAAAGTCATAGTTCGAGGCTTAAATCTAGTTCCAAGATAAGAGGAGTAAATGTAGAAACGATACAAACTAAATGTGACTCTCCCTTGCAAATCAGTTTCATGTTTAATGTGGGTGGAGTCAGGCCATCTTCTGCGTTAAAATCTTtggaagaaaaacatcgtatgtaccaagaaaaagtaaaacaatatagCACAAATATGAATAACGTTTAG